From the genome of Malus sylvestris chromosome 13, drMalSylv7.2, whole genome shotgun sequence:
AACGTGCAAAGAGGTATTAATTCTTGAGTAATCATATATAATGTTACTCTTAACTAGGAATTCAGCTGTTAGTAATTTTTGGTAGCAAACTTGAGTTGATAGTACTTTGAATTGCTATTGCTTTTGCATGTAATTTTAACATGTGTTCAAGCCTAGGTAGTCATTTTTTAAAATCCTACTATATTAGAATACTTAATTGTTAGCCTCTTAATAAACGTAGTTTATTGTTAAGTTTTGTCTATGAGTCTACTTTTCCTTTATTGATAGCAGTAGTGTTTCATATGCAAGGACACATGTTTATTCTCTGTGTATCCAGACACATGTGGCATGGATTAAGGATTATGGTGTTCTAAAATTATTAGCGTTTGTAATTCCAGACAATAGtctgtgttttttgttttgagttcaTGCAATGTTTTCTTTATGGTTTGCAGTCAAAGTTCTTAGCTTTTTAAGAATCCATTCAAGGTTGTTATTTTAGTGTATCAGTGGTGAATAACTTTGTACTTATTGCATAGCAGCTCCAAATAATTTGATGTATGAGGTGTTTGACATTGGTTTACAGCCAGATGTGATAGACAATGCATTTCCTAGTTCTCGTCCTAATTGACTTATACCctgcttttattttttaaatgttaaGTTGCTTTCAAGTTCTAATGTACCAGGTTTCTGTGTTGCTCATTTTTTACGTAATAGTCATTTACTCTCCTAATTGGACTACAATAAATTAATTGGGTCCCTTAAGATGCGTTCTTGTTAGAATTGGTATTACTTTGATCGAGTTCAATAGAAATATTGTTGTTCAAACCAATTGCTCAAGTGGTTGTGGACCATAGTTCATGACATGTAGCAGTATCATTCAATATATATTACTCTTTCTTTGAAAATTGTCTGGGATGAAAATTTTGTGAATCATATATTATACTCACATTACCCAAGGGTAAGATTATCTGATGACTTCATCTCATCATATTGTCTGGTTCATATCTAGAAGTACGCCCCTTATGATTCTGTCTCTTCAGTCTTCATATAGACTGATTTTTAAGGCAATGGAGTTGGTCTTTCAAGAATCATGTCTAGATAGTATTAGGTGGTAAGGGtggtttgttttccttttttctgtTCTTGCCCCTGTGACATCTTGTTACCCTTGAAGTGGATCTGATTTTCTTTGGTGCTTTCTAGTTTTTACCCATCTTCATTTTCCCTtcttaaatgaaaataaaagagTTGGTTGCTCCCTTGTTTTGCATGTTGCTTCAACCATCATGTGTAATATTTTACGTGTGGTTGACATGCATTAGGATCTGGGCAAATAGGCAGTCAGCTGCAAGGTCAAAGGAAAGGAAAATGCGATATATTGCTGAGCTTGAACAGAAAGTCCAGACGTTGCAAACAGAAGCAACTTCCTTGTCTGCTCAATTGACTCTCTTGCAGGTAAATTTCATCGGCTTAACCCAGTCCTTTATTAGACCAGGTTCTCTTCATTGGACTGCTTAAATGACTCTTAGCTTATGATTTCCCTTTGTTTTCACTGCATTAGTCACATGGCTGTTTTATCTAGCTTACATAATGAGGATATAAGTTGATTATTCTTATGAATTTTTGTTATGAGCAGAGAGATACAAATGGTCTGACTGCTGAGAACAGTGAACTGAAACTGCGGTTGCAGACAATGGAGCAACAGGTTCATTTGCAAGATGGTGAACCCCTTCTTCCTTTCATGATTAGAATTCTTTATAGCTACTATTGTTCTTTAACTATGTTATGGAGCACTAAAAAGATGGATAGAATATTTCTTAGTATCTATCCTGGAaggaactccgcctatgtcttacatggccggtcccaagcccggataaaggaggagggggagggcgtcaggtagtcgacagccggcactccatgatcacgtcgaatccttatgaaaatgaatccagaacaaaatcgcgctaaagctagggcgtcacccgtaagtggcgcgctgtgtggcctgagcacagtgataagtgagcaagggtcgctgtatctccatcggcacccggatgcagtgttaaatgagcaagggggccatagaaacttcttttcgaacgactccactcaaagttgtttgggagcatatgctcctatcaactttacccgggacacacaaaagaagtactttgatcctattagacgggggagggtgaagaagctaggacagaagggtagagttcaagagagcaaaatgcgtttaggaacgtggaatataggaaccttaacgggaaaatctatggaagtagtggaagttatggtgaggagaaggataaatattatgtgcctacaagaaactaagtgggttggtagtaaggcaaaggatctagaaaactcagggtttaaactttggtattcgggcacaaatagaacgagaaacggtgttggcataatcgtggacaagaccttggtacaagatgttgtagatgtcaagagggtaggagatagaatcatggcaatcaagattgtaataggacaagaacttatcaatgtgattagtgcgtacgcacctcaagtagggttggatacgagttcgaaggagaaattttgggaagatcttggagacttggtgcaaggaattgctcagacggagaagttatttataggaggagatttaaatggacacgtgggcagggagacaggcaactatggaggttttcatggtggccatggttttggggagagaaacgaggatggggaagctatcttggattttgcaatggcatatgatctcttcttagccaacaccttctttaagaagagagaagaacatgtgatcacctacaagagtgggtcgtcaaaaacacaaatagattttcttctaatgaggaaaggggatcgtataacttgtaaggattgcaaagttataccaggagagagcgtggctaatcaacatcgcttgttggtgatggatgtacatatcaaaagagtaagacaaaagaacaagacttggaagtgcccaaggactagatggtggaatctaaaagaagaaaaacaagccattttcaaagagaaggtaatcacccaatgtgtgtgggatagagagggggaagctagccaaatgtgggattccatggctagttgtatccgaaaagtagcaaaagaggtattaggagagtccaagggctttgccccacaccaaaaggaatcttggtggtggaatgaggaggtacaaacaaaggtgaaggctaagaaggaatgttgtaaagccttatacaaggagaggactgatgaaaatggtgaaaggtatagaaaagcgaagcaagaggcgaagaaagctgtcagagaagctaagttagcggcttacgacgatatgtataaacgactagataccaaagaaggagagttggatatctataaactatctagagcaagggaaaagaagacaagggacctaaaccaagtgaggtgcatcaaggatgaggatggaaaggttcttgctacagagaacgcggttaaagacagatggagaggttattttcataatcttttcaatgaaggacatgaaatgagtgcttctttaggggagttgagtaactcagaagagtgtagaaactactctttttatcgtcgaatccggaaggaagaagtggttgtagctttgaagaagatgaagcataaaaaagcaataggcccagacgatataccaatcgaagtgtggaaacttttgggagagacaggtataacatggctcactgaccttttcaataggattttgaaaacgaagaagatgccaaatgagtggcgaatgagcactttggtgcctatctacaagaataagggcgacgtacaaaattgcatgaactataggggtattaagctaatgagtcatacaatgaagctctgggagagagtcattgagcatagattgaggcaagagacacgggtttcggacaaccaattcgggtttatgcc
Proteins encoded in this window:
- the LOC126595991 gene encoding uncharacterized protein LOC126595991, with product MKMNPEQNRAKARASPVSGALCGLSTVISEQGSLYLHRHPDAVLNEQGGHRNFFSNDSTQSCLGAYAPINFTRDTQKKYFDPIRRGRVKKLGQKGRVQESKMRLGTWNIGTLTGKSMEVVEVMVRRRINIMCLQETKWVGSKAKDLENSGFKLWYSGTNRTRNGVGIIVDKTLVQDVVDVKRVGDRIMAIKIVIGQELINVISAYAPQVGLDTSSKEKFWEDLGDLVQGIAQTEKLFIGGDLNGHVGRETGNYGGFHGGHGFGERNEDGEAILDFAMAYDLFLANTFFKKREEHVITYKSGSSKTQIDFLLMRKGDRITCKDCKVIPGESVANQHRLLVMDVHIKRVRQKNKTWKCPRTRWWNLKEEKQAIFKEKVITQCVWDREGEASQMWDSMASCIRKVAKEVLGESKGFAPHQKESWWWNEEVQTKRSKRRRKLSEKLS